A genomic region of Nymphaea colorata isolate Beijing-Zhang1983 chromosome 2, ASM883128v2, whole genome shotgun sequence contains the following coding sequences:
- the LOC116248953 gene encoding probable diphthine methyl ester synthase: MLYIIGLGLGDENDITLKGLEAIKRCDKVYMEAYTSLLSFGLSPSGLSTLEELYGKQIILADREMVEEGADAILLEASKLHVAFLVVGDPFGATTHADLVLRAKKVGVEVQVVHNASVVNAVGVCGLQLYRYGETVSIPFFTETWRPDSFYEKIKRNRSLGLHTLCLLDIRVKEPSLESLCRGKKSYEPPRFMTIETAIEQLLEVEQLRAESVYSEDSICVGFARLGSENQMVVSGSMKQLREVDFGAPLHCLVIVGETHPMEEEMLEFYAVKEKRASLASPE; encoded by the exons ATGCTGTACATAATTGGGCTGGGTTTGGGCGATGAGAACGATATAACGTTGAAGGGTCTTGAAGCTATCAAGAGATGTGACAAAGTCTATATGGAGGCCTACACTTCTTTGCTTTCCTTCGGTCTCTCCCCATCTGGCCTCTCTACCTTG GAAGAACTATATGGAAAGCAAATTATCCTGGCAGATAGAGAGATGGTGGAAGAGGGAGCAGATGCTATACTACTTGAAGCCTCTAAACTGCATGTGGCTTTCCTGGTTGTCGGGGATCCTTTTGG AGCTACAACTCATGCTGATCTGGTTCTTCGGGCAAAAAAAGTAGGTGTAGAAGTTCAGGTGGTTCACAATGCTTCAGTTGTAAATGCTGTTGGAGTTTGTGGCTTGCAACTTTATCGCTATGGTGAGACTGTATCGATCCCATTCTTCACAGAGACATGGAGGCCCGACAGCTTTTACGAAAAGATTAAGAGAAACCGATCACTGGGTTTGCATACTCTTTGTCTGTTAG ATATACGTGTGAAGGAACCATCTTTAGAGTCTTTATGCAG AGGAAAGAAAAGCTATGAGCCACCGAGATTCATGACAATAGAAACTGCTATTGAGCAACTTCTAGAGGTTGAACAGCTGCGAGCAGAATCTG TATATAGTGAGGATTCTATCTGTGTTGGCTTTGCTCGCCTTGGAAGTGAAAATCAGATGGTAGTATCTGGCTCTATGAAGCAACTGCGTGAAGTTGATTTTGGTGCACCTCTGCATTGCCTTGTCATTGTAGGGGAGACCCATCCCATGGAAGAGGAAATGTTGGAGTTTTATGCTGTTAAGGAGAAGCGAGCATCATTAGCCTCTCCAGAGTGA